One Sinorhizobium sp. BG8 DNA window includes the following coding sequences:
- a CDS encoding aldo/keto reductase, with the protein MSGEQLIREIGRSGVKASAVGLGTWAIGGWMWGGTDEAQSIAAIQASLDAGVTLIDTAPAYGLGRSEEIVGKAISGRRDKAVIATKCGLVWHTQKGSHFFDQDGKPVHRYLGRDSIVHEVEESLRRLGTDYIDLYITHWQDATTPVEETVAALEELKQAGKIRAIGASNVNRSELEQYIAKGSLDAIQERFSMIDRKIEADLLPLTLANGVSTLSYSSLALGLLSGTIGPDRVFSGDDQRKNNPRFSVANRQKAKDFSDAIRPVAERHGASIAQTVIAWTLAQPGITFALCGARNPEQALDNARAGTLRFDAEDLAAVDAALSAKLANMDG; encoded by the coding sequence ATGAGCGGCGAACAGTTGATCCGCGAGATCGGACGCTCCGGCGTCAAGGCGTCAGCCGTGGGGCTCGGCACCTGGGCGATCGGCGGCTGGATGTGGGGCGGAACCGACGAGGCGCAATCCATTGCGGCGATCCAGGCCTCGCTCGATGCCGGCGTCACCCTTATCGACACCGCGCCGGCCTACGGGCTCGGCCGGTCGGAAGAGATCGTCGGCAAGGCGATCTCGGGGCGCCGCGACAAGGCGGTGATCGCGACCAAATGCGGCCTCGTCTGGCACACGCAGAAAGGCAGTCACTTCTTCGATCAGGATGGCAAGCCGGTTCACCGCTATCTCGGCCGGGACTCAATCGTGCACGAGGTGGAGGAAAGCCTGCGCCGGCTCGGCACGGATTATATCGACCTTTACATCACCCATTGGCAGGACGCGACGACACCGGTCGAGGAGACCGTCGCGGCGCTTGAGGAACTGAAACAGGCGGGCAAGATCCGCGCGATCGGTGCGAGCAATGTCAACCGGTCGGAACTGGAGCAGTACATCGCGAAGGGATCGCTCGATGCGATCCAGGAGCGGTTCAGCATGATCGATCGCAAGATCGAGGCGGACCTGCTGCCGCTCACCCTTGCAAACGGGGTGTCGACGCTCAGTTATTCCTCGCTGGCGCTCGGCCTTCTTTCCGGCACCATTGGACCGGACCGCGTCTTCTCCGGTGACGACCAGCGCAAGAACAACCCGCGCTTCTCCGTCGCCAACCGGCAGAAAGCAAAGGATTTTTCCGATGCGATCCGGCCCGTTGCGGAACGGCACGGTGCGAGCATCGCGCAGACGGTGATCGCATGGACGCTTGCGCAGCCGGGCATCACGTTTGCGCTATGCGGCGCACGCAACCCGGAACAGGCGCTCGACAATGCCCGCGCCGGCACGCTGCGGTTCGACGCCGAAGACCTTGCGGCCGTCGATGCAGCCCTTTCGGCGAAACTGGCCAACATGGACGGATAA
- a CDS encoding sugar-binding transcriptional regulator yields the protein MPIAKLKPKTTTAPREEIVIARQMHQALVLHFLEGLTQAQIADQLGLSHATVNRLIKRGRQLGLVEIKIKSPIEPLVDMEERLLALGGISRAVVVPTVSDNPQTALQAVGEAAARLLIEEIADGDTICITGGKGVSAVVAGLQPARRFDVEVIPATGCVQGKHYTDVNHVSTLMADRLGGRSYQIHAPLFADDAEQRAMLINMRSVADVFKRAREAKVAVVGIGSILTDDSSYYDLHPSSSTDRVAIERSGASCELLAHLLDDHGRVCDYSLNRSLVSLTLPEFASIPMKIGVASGPNKAGPILSVLRGNHLDTLVTDEATGSRILEIASEEGISA from the coding sequence ATGCCGATCGCCAAACTGAAACCCAAGACGACCACAGCGCCGCGCGAAGAGATCGTCATCGCGCGCCAGATGCACCAGGCACTCGTGCTGCACTTTCTGGAAGGCCTGACACAGGCGCAGATCGCAGACCAGCTTGGCCTCTCGCACGCCACCGTCAATCGACTCATCAAACGGGGCCGCCAGCTCGGCCTTGTCGAGATCAAGATCAAGTCGCCAATCGAGCCTCTGGTGGACATGGAGGAGCGTCTTCTGGCGCTCGGCGGCATCAGCCGCGCCGTCGTGGTGCCGACCGTTTCCGACAATCCGCAGACCGCGCTGCAGGCCGTCGGCGAGGCGGCGGCCCGCCTGTTGATCGAGGAGATCGCCGATGGCGACACGATCTGCATCACTGGCGGCAAGGGCGTCAGCGCTGTCGTCGCCGGTCTGCAGCCGGCCCGTCGTTTCGATGTCGAGGTGATCCCGGCGACCGGATGCGTGCAGGGCAAGCACTATACGGACGTCAACCACGTTTCGACGCTGATGGCCGATCGGCTGGGCGGACGCTCCTACCAGATCCACGCACCACTGTTTGCCGACGATGCGGAGCAGCGGGCGATGCTGATCAACATGCGCTCCGTCGCCGATGTCTTCAAACGGGCGCGCGAGGCGAAGGTGGCGGTGGTCGGCATCGGCTCGATCCTGACGGACGACTCGAGCTACTACGACCTTCATCCGTCCTCCAGCACGGATCGGGTGGCGATCGAGCGCTCGGGCGCGAGCTGCGAGCTGCTTGCCCACCTTCTCGACGATCACGGCCGGGTCTGCGACTACAGTCTCAACCGCTCGCTGGTTTCGCTCACCTTGCCGGAGTTTGCCTCTATCCCGATGAAGATCGGCGTCGCGAGCGGACCGAACAAGGCAGGCCCGATCCTCAGCGTCCTGCGCGGCAACCATCTCGACACGCTCGTGACCGATGAGGCGACCGGCTCGCGCATTCTTGAAATTGCATCCGAGGAAGGGATTTCGGCATGA
- a CDS encoding sugar ABC transporter ATP-binding protein — MAEPVLTIHGVTKHFGAVKALTDVDFALERGEVHALCGENGAGKSTLMNIIAGVLQPTSGEIRLDGKAVRISSPAVAQSLGIGLVHQEIALCPDATVAENMFMAATNRRRVPFMNYRALERDAQVVMNRLAAIDVRRKVGDLPISSQQLVEIAKALTLDCSVLILDEPTAALTETEAQQLFAIIGDLKKNGISIIYISHRMAEIFSLCDRVTVFRDGRYVCTDRIADITPDVVVRRMVGREITQLYPEKLRADEASGETILEVESIGDGERFHGVSFDLRKGEILGIGGLIGSGRTEIAEGICGLRPRTAGEVRLHGKVQPIRSYSDAVKAGIVYLSEDRKGSGVFLELSVAQNISVLDLKSLTNSVGLLNGRAEAALAEDFARRLGVRMGGVDAQVKSLSGGNQQKVAIAKQLAVKPKVILMDEPTRGIDVGAKAEIHRLLRELALSGIGVVVISSEMPELIGLCDRALVVREGRIAGEISGDEMTEESVIRLASGVGTTRTANHAA, encoded by the coding sequence ATGGCGGAGCCGGTGCTCACCATTCATGGCGTTACCAAGCATTTCGGGGCGGTGAAGGCGTTGACCGATGTCGACTTCGCCCTGGAGCGCGGTGAGGTGCATGCGCTCTGCGGCGAGAACGGTGCCGGCAAGTCGACCCTGATGAACATCATCGCCGGCGTTCTTCAGCCGACCTCGGGTGAAATCCGCCTGGACGGAAAGGCCGTCCGCATTTCATCGCCCGCTGTCGCCCAGTCGCTCGGCATCGGGCTGGTGCATCAGGAAATAGCGCTGTGCCCGGACGCGACCGTTGCCGAAAACATGTTCATGGCGGCGACAAACCGCCGCCGGGTCCCCTTCATGAATTACCGTGCGCTGGAGCGGGATGCGCAGGTCGTTATGAACCGGCTCGCCGCCATCGATGTCCGTCGTAAGGTCGGGGACCTGCCGATCTCCAGCCAGCAGCTCGTCGAGATCGCCAAGGCGCTGACGCTCGACTGCAGCGTACTGATCCTGGACGAGCCGACCGCGGCACTGACAGAGACAGAGGCACAGCAACTCTTCGCGATCATCGGCGACCTCAAGAAAAACGGCATATCGATCATCTACATCAGCCACCGCATGGCCGAGATCTTCAGCCTATGCGACCGGGTCACCGTGTTCCGTGACGGCCGCTATGTGTGCACCGACCGCATCGCCGACATTACGCCTGACGTCGTCGTGCGCCGGATGGTCGGGCGCGAGATCACGCAGCTCTATCCGGAGAAGCTCCGTGCGGACGAAGCGTCCGGCGAGACAATCCTCGAGGTGGAGAGCATCGGCGACGGCGAGCGCTTCCATGGCGTGAGCTTCGACCTGCGCAAGGGCGAAATCCTCGGTATCGGCGGCCTCATCGGCTCCGGCCGCACGGAGATTGCCGAAGGCATCTGCGGCCTTCGGCCACGCACAGCAGGTGAAGTGCGCCTGCACGGCAAGGTGCAGCCGATCCGCTCCTATTCCGACGCGGTGAAGGCCGGCATCGTCTATCTCTCCGAAGACCGCAAGGGTTCCGGCGTGTTTCTGGAACTCTCCGTTGCGCAGAACATCTCCGTGCTGGATCTGAAGTCGCTGACGAACTCGGTCGGCCTGTTGAACGGTCGCGCGGAGGCGGCACTTGCGGAGGATTTCGCGCGGCGGCTCGGTGTGCGCATGGGAGGGGTCGATGCGCAGGTGAAATCGCTCTCCGGCGGCAATCAGCAGAAGGTTGCGATCGCCAAGCAGCTCGCGGTGAAGCCGAAGGTCATCCTGATGGACGAGCCGACGCGCGGTATCGACGTCGGCGCGAAGGCGGAAATCCATCGCCTGCTGCGGGAGCTTGCGCTTTCGGGAATCGGCGTCGTCGTCATCTCATCCGAAATGCCGGAACTGATCGGGCTCTGCGACCGTGCCCTCGTCGTCCGGGAGGGACGCATCGCCGGCGAGATCAGTGGCGACGAAATGACGGAGGAGTCCGTGATCCGCCTAGCCTCGGGAGTGGGCACGACAAGGACGGCAAACCATGCAGCGTGA
- a CDS encoding substrate-binding domain-containing protein: MRKFISSTAMAVLATTLFAGTASADTENPFRCKPGEKYVMNVMVSGVEYWFPVYEMFKQAGQQFGCETEYTGTPEYDVNKQIATFDQALAQNPAGILVHPMNSDPFIEPINRAIDQGTAVVTFAADSPLSKRVSFITSDNTREGIYAADAIAEKMGGKGEYAVLENPGQDNHDKRITAFIGRMEEKWPDMKLVGRAASNQDPTKAYQGLLSIIQANPNLGAVFMPEANSAIGAAQASKESGGKVLVMCADVNANILDMIKAGEVFGSINPNQGMQGYMGFMLLWLAKHPELIDPMNDAKRSGFNAMSVPVVDNGLSIVTAENADDFYWDKYLQRRGTKGIEE; this comes from the coding sequence TTGCGCAAATTTATCAGCTCGACCGCAATGGCGGTCCTTGCAACAACGCTATTTGCCGGCACTGCGTCGGCCGACACGGAAAATCCGTTCCGCTGCAAGCCGGGCGAAAAATACGTCATGAACGTCATGGTCTCGGGGGTGGAATACTGGTTCCCCGTCTACGAGATGTTCAAGCAGGCCGGCCAACAGTTCGGCTGCGAGACGGAATACACCGGCACGCCGGAGTACGACGTCAACAAGCAGATCGCTACCTTCGATCAGGCGCTGGCGCAGAACCCGGCGGGCATTCTCGTCCATCCGATGAACTCGGATCCCTTCATCGAGCCGATCAATCGTGCGATCGACCAGGGCACGGCCGTCGTGACCTTTGCGGCAGACTCGCCGCTTTCCAAGCGCGTTTCCTTCATCACCTCGGACAACACCCGCGAAGGCATCTATGCCGCCGACGCGATCGCCGAGAAGATGGGCGGAAAGGGAGAATATGCGGTCCTCGAGAACCCGGGGCAGGACAACCACGACAAGCGTATCACAGCCTTCATCGGTCGCATGGAGGAGAAGTGGCCGGACATGAAGCTGGTCGGCCGCGCAGCCTCCAACCAGGACCCGACCAAGGCCTATCAGGGTCTGCTCAGCATCATCCAGGCCAATCCGAATCTCGGGGCGGTCTTCATGCCGGAGGCCAACTCGGCGATCGGTGCGGCACAGGCCAGCAAGGAAAGCGGCGGCAAGGTTCTCGTCATGTGTGCGGACGTCAACGCCAATATCCTCGACATGATCAAGGCGGGCGAAGTCTTCGGTTCAATCAACCCGAACCAGGGCATGCAGGGCTACATGGGCTTCATGCTCCTGTGGCTCGCCAAGCATCCGGAACTGATCGACCCGATGAACGACGCCAAGCGCTCAGGCTTCAACGCGATGAGCGTTCCCGTCGTCGACAACGGCCTTTCCATAGTGACGGCGGAGAATGCCGACGACTTCTACTGGGACAAGTACCTGCAGCGTCGCGGTACGAAGGGCATCGAGGAGTAA
- a CDS encoding IclR family transcriptional regulator, whose product MSDAVKSNDERSGIQVIARAAAILRSLKNESDGLSLGQIADRVGLPRSTVQRIVGALQAEQFVIAASPDRGIRLGPEIGALAESARIDVLEMLRPYLVDLARRTKETVDLAVFRSKRLVFVDQIPGTHRLRTVSFVGESFPLCDTANGKACLAKLSDKQVLARLAEEQPAIAEDPALLQAYQDEIETVRETGVAFDRDQHTVGVSAVGGAFYDLQGDLYAISVPTPSSRFQTHERQLIDELARTLAQIVALEIFRAN is encoded by the coding sequence ATGAGTGACGCAGTCAAAAGCAATGATGAAAGGTCAGGCATTCAGGTGATCGCGCGCGCTGCCGCGATCCTGCGAAGCCTGAAGAACGAAAGCGACGGCCTGAGTCTCGGGCAGATTGCAGACCGGGTCGGTCTACCGCGCTCCACGGTGCAGCGTATCGTCGGCGCTCTCCAGGCCGAGCAATTCGTAATAGCGGCGAGCCCGGATCGTGGCATTCGCCTTGGGCCGGAGATCGGTGCCCTCGCGGAGTCGGCCCGTATAGATGTCCTCGAAATGTTGAGACCCTATTTGGTCGACCTGGCACGCCGGACGAAAGAGACCGTGGACCTCGCGGTGTTTCGCTCTAAGCGTCTTGTGTTCGTCGACCAGATTCCGGGTACCCACAGGCTGCGCACCGTGTCTTTCGTGGGAGAGAGTTTTCCCTTGTGTGACACGGCCAACGGGAAAGCCTGTCTCGCCAAGCTGAGTGACAAGCAGGTTCTTGCCCGTTTGGCGGAGGAGCAGCCAGCCATTGCAGAGGACCCTGCGCTGCTGCAGGCGTATCAGGACGAAATCGAAACGGTAAGGGAAACGGGCGTTGCCTTCGACAGAGACCAGCACACCGTAGGCGTGTCGGCGGTTGGCGGAGCGTTCTACGACCTCCAGGGCGATCTCTACGCTATCTCGGTCCCTACGCCGAGTTCGCGTTTCCAGACGCATGAGAGGCAACTGATCGACGAACTTGCACGCACGCTTGCACAGATAGTCGCGCTGGAAATTTTCCGCGCGAACTAG
- a CDS encoding 3-keto-5-aminohexanoate cleavage protein, with product MTDLSRKVIITCAVTGGIHTPTMSDALPFTPDDIARQSIEAAEAGASILHLHARDPDNGRPTPDPAVFMQFLPRIKQATDAVINITTGGGLNMTVEDRLAAPIVAKPEMCSLNMGSMNFGIYPLADRYSSWKYEWEEPYLRGTDDFIFRNTFRDIERILKTLGEEHGTRFEHECYDVGHLYNLAHFVDRGLIKGPFFVQMIFGILGGIGPDLDNLMFMKRTADKLFGNDYRWSVLAAGRFQMPFATQSAILGGSVRVGLEDSLYIGRGKLATSNAEQVGKIRTILQELGHEIATPAEARQILGLKGGDQVGF from the coding sequence ATGACTGATCTATCCAGGAAAGTTATCATCACATGTGCGGTGACCGGCGGCATCCATACGCCGACGATGTCCGATGCATTGCCGTTTACGCCGGATGATATCGCCCGCCAGTCCATCGAGGCTGCGGAGGCCGGGGCGTCCATTCTTCACCTGCATGCACGTGATCCCGACAATGGCCGACCCACACCGGATCCGGCGGTGTTCATGCAGTTCCTGCCGCGCATCAAGCAGGCGACGGATGCTGTCATCAACATCACGACAGGCGGTGGCCTGAACATGACGGTGGAGGATCGGCTGGCGGCCCCGATAGTCGCGAAACCGGAGATGTGCTCGTTGAACATGGGGTCGATGAATTTCGGCATCTATCCGCTGGCGGATCGGTATTCCAGCTGGAAGTACGAGTGGGAGGAGCCTTATCTTCGAGGCACTGACGATTTCATTTTCCGCAACACTTTCAGGGATATCGAACGGATCCTGAAGACGCTCGGCGAGGAACATGGCACCAGGTTCGAGCACGAATGCTACGATGTGGGCCACCTCTACAATCTGGCGCACTTCGTGGACCGTGGTCTCATCAAGGGGCCGTTCTTTGTCCAGATGATCTTCGGTATTCTGGGCGGTATCGGCCCGGACCTCGACAATCTCATGTTCATGAAGCGCACGGCCGACAAATTGTTCGGCAACGACTATCGCTGGTCTGTCCTGGCGGCCGGGCGCTTCCAGATGCCTTTCGCCACCCAATCGGCCATACTCGGAGGTTCGGTTCGTGTGGGTCTGGAAGATTCTCTCTATATCGGACGCGGAAAGCTCGCCACTTCCAATGCGGAGCAGGTTGGCAAGATAAGGACAATCCTGCAAGAGCTCGGACATGAGATCGCAACTCCCGCCGAGGCGCGGCAGATCCTGGGTCTGAAGGGGGGAGATCAGGTAGGTTTCTGA
- a CDS encoding branched-chain amino acid ABC transporter permease, whose translation MRFRIERFTPASRATSIVAGLVLIALIVAPWLTGRANIRLLGEMFSFLALASLWNLLAGYCGLVSVGQQAFVGFGGYMLFALAIFLGMDPLMAIPVAGLLGAVLAAPIGVLLFRLYGAYFAIGSWVFAEVLRLSFAQVSALGGGSGSSLPTSVISGIASSREWREILIYWTGLALAVAALLFVVLLLRSKMGLALTGLRDSEIASESLGINSWLTKMTVYVSVAGLTTMVGSFIFLQKLRISPDAAFSVNDWTAFVIFIAVIGGIGTIEGPIIGTLVFFLLRETLADLGTTYLLVLGALAIVIMLKAPRGIWGIVTERTGISLVPIRRRVVFQ comes from the coding sequence ATGAGGTTTCGAATTGAACGCTTCACCCCCGCCAGCCGCGCGACCTCGATTGTTGCCGGCCTGGTCCTCATTGCCCTGATCGTCGCTCCCTGGCTGACGGGCCGCGCCAACATCCGCCTGCTTGGAGAGATGTTCTCGTTCCTTGCACTTGCAAGTCTCTGGAACCTGCTTGCGGGCTATTGCGGCCTCGTCTCGGTCGGACAGCAGGCATTTGTCGGCTTTGGTGGCTACATGCTTTTTGCACTGGCGATCTTCCTCGGTATGGACCCGTTGATGGCAATCCCCGTCGCGGGCCTGCTTGGCGCTGTGCTCGCTGCCCCGATCGGTGTTCTGCTCTTCCGGCTCTATGGCGCATACTTTGCAATCGGCAGCTGGGTATTCGCGGAGGTGCTGAGGCTTTCCTTCGCCCAGGTTTCCGCGTTGGGCGGCGGCTCGGGATCGAGCTTGCCCACCTCCGTGATCAGCGGGATCGCCAGCAGCCGGGAATGGCGTGAAATCCTGATTTACTGGACGGGTCTGGCACTCGCCGTTGCGGCACTGCTCTTCGTCGTGCTGCTGCTGCGCTCGAAAATGGGCCTTGCGTTGACCGGCCTGCGTGACAGCGAGATTGCCTCTGAAAGCCTTGGTATCAATTCATGGCTCACCAAAATGACGGTTTATGTCAGCGTTGCTGGTCTGACGACAATGGTCGGCTCGTTCATCTTCCTGCAAAAGCTGCGCATCTCGCCTGATGCGGCGTTCAGCGTGAACGACTGGACCGCCTTCGTGATTTTCATCGCAGTTATCGGCGGCATCGGAACCATCGAAGGGCCGATCATCGGAACTCTGGTGTTCTTCTTGTTGCGCGAAACACTGGCCGACCTTGGCACGACATATCTTCTGGTCCTTGGCGCACTGGCGATTGTGATCATGCTCAAGGCACCCCGCGGCATCTGGGGGATCGTCACCGAGCGCACGGGGATCTCACTCGTGCCCATCCGTCGGCGCGTGGTCTTTCAATAA
- a CDS encoding branched-chain amino acid ABC transporter permease has product MDWINAIIQGILLGGLYALFAAGLSLIFGVMRLVNIAHGDLIVLAAYIALVVVQATGLHPLASALLVVPIMAAVGYLLQRFLLNPTIGKDLLSPLLVTFGISVLLQNGLLLGFTADSRRLPAGALETASLDLFSGLTIGVLPLLMFAVSVLVIFGLDRVFFHTSLGRAFRATSDDGEVAQLMMIDRRHIFGMAMALSLGIVAIAGIFLAIRTNFDPASGPARLIFGFEAVIIGGLGNLWGTLAGGVVLGVAQAIGAQISPGWQILAGHIVFFIVLAFRPRGLFPRMD; this is encoded by the coding sequence ATGGATTGGATCAATGCAATCATTCAAGGAATCCTGCTGGGCGGCCTCTATGCCCTGTTCGCAGCCGGTCTGTCGCTGATCTTTGGTGTCATGCGCCTCGTCAATATCGCCCATGGCGACCTGATTGTGCTGGCTGCATACATTGCCCTGGTCGTCGTGCAGGCAACGGGACTGCATCCCTTGGCCTCGGCGCTGCTCGTCGTCCCGATCATGGCGGCAGTCGGATATCTGCTGCAGCGGTTCCTGCTCAACCCCACCATCGGCAAGGACCTACTGTCGCCTTTGCTGGTGACGTTCGGAATTTCGGTCCTGTTGCAGAACGGGCTGCTTCTCGGCTTCACTGCCGACAGCCGGAGACTGCCAGCTGGCGCCCTCGAAACCGCAAGCCTCGATTTGTTCTCGGGACTGACCATCGGCGTCCTTCCGCTGCTGATGTTCGCCGTGTCGGTTCTGGTGATCTTCGGTCTCGACCGGGTGTTCTTCCATACATCCCTGGGGCGGGCATTCCGCGCGACCTCCGACGATGGTGAAGTTGCCCAGCTGATGATGATTGACCGCCGCCACATCTTCGGGATGGCAATGGCACTTTCCCTCGGGATCGTCGCCATCGCCGGCATCTTCCTCGCCATCCGGACGAACTTCGATCCCGCCTCCGGGCCGGCCAGGCTCATCTTCGGGTTTGAGGCCGTCATTATCGGGGGCCTCGGTAATTTGTGGGGAACCCTTGCCGGGGGCGTCGTGCTGGGTGTCGCCCAAGCGATTGGCGCTCAGATCTCTCCTGGCTGGCAAATCCTCGCCGGTCACATCGTTTTTTTCATTGTGCTGGCCTTCAGGCCGCGCGGCCTGTTTCCAAGAATGGACTGA
- a CDS encoding ABC transporter ATP-binding protein, with translation MPEALLSTHGLRAGYDDFQALFGVDLTLHRGEVLALIGANGAGKSTLLKAITGLVPCRSDMVRLHGNEIGGQRPDRIAKKGIALVPEGRRLFRSLTVEENLIIGGERARQGNWSLERVYSLFPILAERRKNPGMALSGGQQQMVAIGRALLANPEVILFDEISLGLAPVVIKDIYAVLPTIVESGVSAVLVEQDVSRALSFAHRFVCMQEGKVSLAGEPSQFSRAEVTAAYFGT, from the coding sequence ATGCCTGAAGCACTCCTTTCCACCCATGGCTTGCGGGCGGGCTATGATGATTTTCAAGCGCTGTTCGGGGTCGATCTGACCCTGCATCGTGGAGAAGTCCTGGCGCTCATCGGTGCGAACGGGGCAGGCAAGAGCACACTGCTCAAGGCCATCACAGGTCTGGTGCCTTGCCGCAGCGACATGGTGCGGCTCCACGGAAATGAGATCGGAGGTCAACGACCGGACAGAATTGCGAAGAAGGGAATTGCGCTCGTTCCGGAGGGCCGCCGTCTCTTCAGGTCGCTGACCGTCGAGGAAAACCTCATCATAGGGGGCGAGCGGGCGAGACAAGGCAACTGGTCGCTGGAACGCGTCTATTCGCTGTTCCCCATTCTGGCGGAGCGCCGGAAAAATCCGGGCATGGCCCTCTCGGGAGGGCAGCAGCAGATGGTGGCCATCGGAAGGGCCCTGTTGGCCAACCCTGAGGTGATCCTCTTCGACGAGATTTCACTCGGCCTCGCTCCGGTGGTCATCAAGGACATCTACGCCGTGTTGCCGACCATCGTCGAGAGTGGCGTGTCGGCAGTTCTGGTGGAGCAGGACGTCTCCCGGGCGCTCTCCTTTGCCCATCGCTTCGTCTGCATGCAGGAGGGGAAAGTCTCCCTGGCCGGCGAGCCCTCTCAATTCAGCAGAGCCGAAGTCACGGCCGCCTACTTCGGGACCTGA
- a CDS encoding ABC transporter ATP-binding protein produces the protein MPIIELNAVSKRYGALQVTDNVTLSVDAGEALGIIGPNGAGKTTLFNLIAGTTMPDSGTIRFDGTDVTRMPARQRCHRGIGRSFQIPHPFVGMTTYENVLIGATFGGCSTESAGAAKAVDVLELTGLSGKANVLAGRLTLLERKRLEMARALASSPKLLLLDEIAGGLTEPECVELVAAIRSVRAEGVSIIWIEHVVHALLAVVDRIAVVDFGRKIAEGEPAATMASPEVAAIYMGIEGEVAHA, from the coding sequence ATGCCGATCATAGAACTCAATGCCGTCAGCAAGCGCTACGGTGCTCTTCAGGTCACCGATAACGTGACGCTGTCGGTCGATGCAGGGGAAGCCTTGGGCATTATCGGTCCGAACGGTGCGGGCAAGACGACGCTGTTTAACCTGATCGCCGGCACCACCATGCCGGACAGCGGGACGATCAGATTTGACGGAACGGACGTGACCAGGATGCCTGCACGTCAGCGTTGTCATCGGGGGATCGGGCGCTCATTCCAGATACCTCACCCCTTTGTCGGGATGACGACATACGAGAACGTGTTGATCGGCGCGACGTTTGGTGGCTGCTCGACGGAAAGCGCGGGTGCGGCGAAGGCTGTCGACGTACTGGAGCTGACGGGGCTGTCCGGCAAGGCAAACGTGCTTGCCGGTCGACTGACGCTATTGGAACGCAAACGCCTGGAGATGGCGCGCGCACTCGCAAGTTCACCGAAACTCCTGCTTCTCGATGAGATCGCGGGTGGGTTGACGGAGCCGGAGTGCGTCGAACTCGTTGCCGCGATCAGAAGTGTGCGGGCCGAGGGCGTCTCGATCATCTGGATTGAGCACGTTGTCCATGCGCTGCTTGCCGTGGTGGATCGAATCGCTGTTGTCGACTTCGGTCGGAAGATTGCCGAAGGAGAACCGGCTGCGACGATGGCAAGCCCGGAGGTTGCCGCAATCTACATGGGCATTGAAGGAGAGGTGGCACATGCCTGA